One genomic segment of Roseofilum reptotaenium CS-1145 includes these proteins:
- the rsmD gene encoding 16S rRNA (guanine(966)-N(2))-methyltransferase RsmD: protein MRIYGNRVIKTLPGSLTRPTVGRVREAVFNIWQGSIAGCRWLDLCAGSGSMGAEALCRGASWVVGIEQSSRACGVIRQNWQQMASADQFQVLCGDVLKRVQRLEAESFDRIYFDPPYQSSLYQPVLEAIADLHLLCDTGELAVEHSPQLPPPDKLDGLEILRQKIYGNSAVTFYQVH from the coding sequence ATGCGTATTTATGGTAATCGTGTAATTAAAACCCTTCCCGGTTCTCTGACTCGCCCAACAGTGGGACGGGTACGGGAGGCGGTATTTAATATTTGGCAAGGTTCGATCGCCGGCTGTCGCTGGTTAGATTTGTGTGCTGGCAGTGGTTCGATGGGAGCCGAAGCGCTCTGTCGGGGAGCGAGTTGGGTTGTGGGGATTGAGCAGTCTTCTCGCGCTTGTGGGGTGATTCGCCAAAATTGGCAACAGATGGCATCGGCAGACCAATTTCAGGTGCTTTGTGGGGATGTGCTGAAGCGGGTGCAGCGCTTAGAGGCAGAGAGCTTCGATCGCATTTATTTCGATCCACCTTACCAAAGTTCATTGTATCAGCCTGTGTTGGAGGCGATCGCCGATCTGCATCTGCTCTGTGATACGGGAGAACTTGCCGTCGAACATTCCCCCCAACTCCCTCCTCCAGATAAGCTGGATGGCTTAGAAATTCTTCGCCAAAAGATTTATGGCAATAGTGCGGTGACCTTTTATCAAGTCCATTAA
- a CDS encoding aldehyde dehydrogenase family protein — protein MSSTNYQPELDRVQREVNRLLDRAERAAHIFSCYTTEQVQQIVEAMVQAGKEKAEFYAQWLVSETGYGNVEDNVKKNLDCSVGLLNRYRIADFIEPKIDEDKKIISFPKPAGVIAGLIPSTNPVMTVYYKAIISMMTRNAIIFSPHPAAQHCSIHVVDWMAEVAERAGAPSGAIQTIRQPSLLALNSLMESPQISTILATGGPKRVRAAYSSGNPAMGMGPGNVPCFVHESADIERAAAQIIASNSFDHALPCVCESVVLADRTIDSQLKEALGRSGGYFVTDKAAQKLSNYLFLETGLNPEAIGKSALWIAQQIGFSVPKDTKSLLVEIDAVGDREPLSQEKMFPVMGYIQVDGIEGAIERAVAMLETIGKGHSAVIHSQDPAIVARYAAALPVCRISVNTQGVQGSSGVSTNLTRGPVIGTGFFGGSSVDDNIGPQYLIQWSRAAYPADSTVSLPDMAEAIARASSREA, from the coding sequence GTGAGCAGTACGAATTATCAGCCAGAATTAGATCGAGTTCAACGGGAAGTTAATCGGTTATTAGATAGGGCAGAAAGGGCAGCGCATATTTTTAGTTGTTATACGACAGAGCAAGTCCAACAAATTGTTGAGGCAATGGTTCAAGCCGGCAAGGAAAAGGCTGAATTTTATGCTCAATGGTTGGTTAGCGAAACAGGCTACGGTAACGTTGAGGATAATGTAAAAAAAAATCTAGATTGTTCAGTCGGATTGCTGAACCGATATCGCATTGCTGATTTCATCGAGCCTAAGATCGATGAAGACAAGAAAATCATTAGTTTTCCAAAACCCGCAGGAGTCATAGCTGGCTTAATCCCCAGTACCAATCCCGTGATGACAGTCTATTACAAGGCCATTATCAGTATGATGACCCGCAATGCGATTATTTTTTCTCCCCATCCTGCGGCACAACATTGCTCGATTCACGTTGTAGATTGGATGGCAGAAGTTGCTGAACGAGCAGGGGCACCCTCTGGTGCAATTCAGACCATTCGTCAACCGAGCCTTCTAGCACTCAATTCTTTAATGGAATCCCCCCAAATTAGCACAATTCTGGCAACAGGGGGCCCTAAACGAGTCCGTGCGGCTTATAGTTCAGGGAATCCTGCCATGGGTATGGGACCGGGGAATGTGCCCTGTTTTGTACATGAGTCGGCTGATATTGAGAGGGCTGCTGCACAAATTATTGCCAGTAACAGTTTCGACCACGCACTCCCCTGTGTTTGTGAATCGGTGGTGTTGGCCGATCGCACTATTGACTCCCAACTCAAAGAGGCTTTAGGGCGATCGGGAGGGTATTTTGTGACCGATAAGGCCGCCCAAAAACTAAGCAACTATCTGTTTTTGGAGACCGGATTAAATCCTGAAGCGATTGGGAAAAGTGCCCTTTGGATTGCTCAACAAATTGGGTTTTCTGTCCCGAAGGATACTAAAAGTTTGCTCGTCGAAATTGATGCAGTGGGCGATCGCGAACCCCTCAGCCAAGAGAAAATGTTTCCCGTGATGGGGTACATTCAGGTAGATGGCATAGAGGGGGCAATTGAGAGAGCTGTGGCCATGTTGGAGACGATCGGTAAAGGTCACTCTGCGGTGATTCACAGTCAAGATCCGGCGATCGTTGCTCGTTATGCGGCGGCGTTACCCGTCTGCCGGATTTCAGTGAATACCCAAGGGGTTCAAGGCTCCAGTGGCGTGTCCACAAACTTGACCAGAGGACCAGTGATTGGTACGGGATTTTTCGGAGGCAGTTCAGTGGATGATAATATCGGCCCTCAATACCTAATACAGTGGTCTCGTGCAGCTTATCCCGCAGACTCGACTGTTTCTCTACCAGATATGGCAGAGGCGATCGCGCGGGCATCTTCCCGAGAGGCTTAA